TGATGCTCTCCAGCCAGACCAAAGACCAGGTGACAGCGGGTGCCATGAAGCGGCTCCGGGCCCGGGGCCTGACGGTGGACAGCATCCTGCAGACAGACGACAGCACACTGGGCCAGCTCATCTACCCCGTGGGCTTCTGGAGGGTGAGCCTGCTTGTAACGTTGGGACCAAGGGTGGCACTAGcttgagagagacacagacagtgaGGAGCAGGCATCTCTGACAACAGGCTCTCCTGATACTTCtgactccccccttcccccttccccgaagggaggggggctggctgTGGGGCTGGTGCCTGTCCCTGGAGCTCCTTAGCCTTTCCTGTTggtctccccttccttcctccagctccccacccagctgcctgcccttcccttccttgctttccCTTTTGTTTACTCCTAGCCTCCCTGGAGTACATCACCCCAAAGAGGCTGTGCCTCCACCCTGCAGAGccctgggtggtgggtgggtggatctgTTGAAAGTAGCAGCTCCGTGGGTGGGGCTGCTTCCCTTGGCACAGTGGGCTGCCATGTATGTCACATGGGTTTTAAATAGGCACAGGATAGGAACCGCCTGGCTGGCCTAGGAGCTGGTGGGGGAGTCCCGGgctccagccttccttcctgaAGGCTTAGGTACTGCCAAGCCCAGCTCCTAGGAACAGCTTGCCTTCTTAGCCTGACCCAGCCCAGAGGGCAGGGAGACCCAAGCCGAGCCCCACAGTCACATCGTTGACCTGTGTGAGCAGGAAGAATGGGGTCCAGACTTGCCTTGGGACCGTCCCTGGAGCTTCCTGGCACCTTCCCACCTCTTGGGCAGAAGGGTGACCAGGTGCCCCTGCATGAGTTCTGGGCATGTGACTGGCAGCTTTGGGTACTTGTGGGACTCTCTCCAGGGCCTCCTCTTTCCAGATCAGGTTATGAACCTCACCACCATCTTTCAGAGCAAGGTCAAGTTCATCAAGCAGACCAGTGCCATCCTGCAGCAGCGCTATGGAGGGGACATCCCAGCCTCCGTGCCAGAGCTGGTGGCCCTGCCCGGTGTTGGGCCCAAAATGGCACACTTGGCTATGGCTGTGGCCTGGGGCACTGTATCGGGCATAGGTGAGTGGCACATACCACAGAGAGGGAGGAGCTGGCTCTCAGCTTGCCAGCTGCCAGCCGCCAGCTGAGAGCTGCTTTGGGATTCCCCGCCTCCATGACCTATGACCCCAGCTCACTCAGGACTCAGCCCCAATGGTCAGAAAGGTGTTTGCAGCAAGGCTCATCCTCAGGGGCTCAGCACTGAGAGCCACAGCAGGAGCTCACATTTGCTGAGTTCTGAGGGGCCCTGGAATGGGGGCAGGTCTGTGTGGCCATTGGAAGGAGCCAGTAAACACTGCTCCCCTGTGGGTGGACAGGCCAGCCCTGGCTGCAGGTGTCCGGGAAGCCTCTGAGATGATGCTTTGGCTGAGAGCATGGGGAGGTGGAGTCAGCCAAGCCATGAGGAGGAGGCAGGTTCTAGGCACCCGGGAACATTGTTTGCAAAGCTACAGGGCAGGAACAGAAAGTTCTGAAATGAGATGAATAAGTGGAGAAAtctggggcagaggaggaggaggaagaggagaaggaagaggaagtgatTCTTGGAATCCTTTTCCTTGGGTGTTACCTTCTGACATTGGTGGCTCCTCTGTGACTGGTGAGGACAGACTCCTGGGACAGGCACAGTGCTGCTTCCTCATCAGAGTTTTGCCACACAAAAAGCCACGACCTGGCCAACCCAGAAACCGGGATTAGGCCCCAACCTCTTGGTGTACCCCCAACTTTAGGATCCTCTGGGATTTAGGCTGACAATGGAGGTGAGGGGTCATCAGTGAAGTCCCCCAGGGCTGGCAGTGAGATGAGAAGAGGGCAGCTAAGGCTTGGGAACTGGTGGCCATTCAGTAAGACTGCAGAGCAGCAGCCCCTGGAAGAGCCAGACTGGGCCTCCTCCCCACCTGACTCGGTACCCCGCCACCAGCCTCTCAGCAGATACTTGAGCTTATCTGGGCGCTGTCCTCAGCTGCCCGTGTCCCAGGAGTGCTGTGTTGAGGTTGGGCCACTCTGTGGGGGAGGGGCCGCTGCCCACAGCCAGGTGGGACTGGTCTGTGAGCTCAGTGGGCAGTTCAGACAGTGTCAGGATGCCACCCTTTCTGGTGGCTGCCAGCGGGAAGACCTGAAGGCTTCCTCTCCAATAATAAGCTGGAGCCATGGGGAACATGAATGTGTTCTAGCTCTGCCTCTTCCATGACACTGGGCAACCTCAGGTCAGGCTCTTGGCCTCTCTGAAACGTTTGCCCTTTTTAACTGCACAGATGCATAGGAAGCCCTTTCGGCTGGCACCAGAGCCTCACACACGACGTGGCCCAGTTCTGGGCCTAGGTGTCCTAAGGAACACAGCCATCTCAGtgttacagaggaggaaactgaggctcgggatCCCATGGTGTGGTCCCTTGGCCTTTGTCCTCTGCCTACACCTCCCAGATGCCTTTTGCCAATAAAACAGGAAGCTGGCACAGGGGCTGACTTTCAAGTAAGCAGGGCTGGGCCTGCAGCTGGCCAGGGTAGCAGGGCGGGAGGAGGCCCCGGTGAGAAGGCACTGGGGCTAAGTCCTTATGGTGGCCAGTTGATAGGAGCAGGCGGGACACAGCTGCAGCCGACCTGGCTACACTGCCCACCCGGCCTTGATGATTGTAGTGGCAGGTGCCAGCTCTGCAGCCATGATCTCATGCCAGCTCACTGGCTGCCGCTCAGCCTGGAACCACAGGAGACTGGTCAGGGGAAGCAGGGCCAGGCCCTTCCTGACCCAGGCCTCCTTTCCCAGGGGCCGTGGGTGAGAGGTAcatgctttgtgtttgttttttccagggcCTCATACACCCTAAGCATGCCTCTGCCAGTGGCTGCACCCCTAGGAAGAACCCTGCTAGGCCTCAGTTTCTATGTCTCAGTGCCTCATAAGGACTTtctgaggccaggcactggtgactcacgcctgtcatcctagctactcagaaggctgagatctaaggattggtgttcaaagccagccacaacaAAAAAgtgtaacactcttatctccaattaagcaccccccccaaaaaaaaaaaaaaaagctagaagtggaactgtggctcaagtagtagaatgctagctttgagccacaaagcttagggacagtgcccaagccctcagttcaagccctaggaccagtacaaaataaataaataaataaaaagacttccTGATCTGAGGCAGGTAAATCTCAGCACAGGGCCTGCCTCACAAGTGTTCCGCCCACATTAGCTAGTGTTCCTGTCAAGAGAAGATAAGTCCAGAGCAGggatgcttacacacacacacagaagattaTCTGAGAAAAGGTCAGCCTAGAGCAGGAGCTATACCCCCTAAGCTCCCCCATGACTGGGGGGGTGCTGACACCTGAGgtagccagcccagcccagtggCAGGGGTCTAACAATTGCTCTCAGACTCACAGCACCAGGTGGTATAAGAGGgagacccaggccctgggtttggccCCTAGCCACATACCCTTAGGGtgccccccttcccctgccctttgCCGTGCAGCGGTGGACACTCACGTGCACAGGATTGCTAACCGGTTAGGATGGACTAAGAGGACAACCAAGTCTCCAGAGAAGACGCGGGAAGCCCTGGAGGAGTGGCTGCCCAGGTATGCTGGGGTCGGAGGCTGGTGGGGAAGGGCTCCCCGCTCCTCTTCTCACTGACCCAGCTCTCTCACCTTCACAGGGAGCTGTGGGGCGAGATCAATGGGCTGTTGGTAGGCTTTGGCCAACAAACCTGCCTGCCTGTCCACCCTCGCTGCCAGACCTGCCTCAACCGGGCCCTGTGTCCAGCTGCCCAGAGCCTCTGACATCGTAGGTCTTTAGCCTGGGTGCTGAATTGGTCAGTGTCTGTAAAGTGCCTTTGCTTGGGGGAACTACAGTCTGTAATAAAGCTTTTGCGGGGGGTTACAGTTGGGGTTTGGCTGCTTTCTTTCTCTGAGGTGTAGAAGCAGGCCAGAAAACGTGTGTACATGCGTGCCTGTGCCCCATGCTTGCGTGTCCGGAGCAGGGTTGCCTGGGAGGCGAGATGGGAACGTGACACAGTCTGCATTGTGTactcagagagggagggagggcaatgaAGGGCATGAAGAACCAGGAGGCGGAAATGGCAGCCAGCTGCAGCCAGCTGCACCCTGTGGCCTCTCACATAGTCTGCAGGCCCAGCAGGTCCTGCCCGAGGTGGGAGGACCAGCAAGGGCTGCCCTTGCCACCGGGGCCTGGGTGAGGGTGGGAGGCCAGAGTGTGCCTGGCTTGTGACACAGGAGAGGTCCCAAAATGTGAGGGGCCCTAACAAGAACAGCCACCCTGACTGCAGCCCCACGCTAGGGTTCCCCAGAATGGGCCTCATCCCCCCTAGGGTCCCTACCTCTAGCCTCCAACAGAAACTTCAAAAAGACAGACACTGGGTCTGAGGCAAGGCCCGTTTATTCTGAGGGCGCGCATGCGCTATGGCTTACAAGACAGCAGTGCTGGTCGGACAGGTTTAGGGGCTTGGGGTGCTGAGGGAAGGGCAGAGTTGATGGGATGTCTGGGGGTGGGCGCCAGGTAGGCGCAAGGCAGGGGCTGGTTACAGAAGCCCAGGGTTCTTCCTGGGAGCAGCTCTCAACACATAATCCCCAGGTTTGGAGTGGAGGTGCAGGACCCAGGGGCCTGTCCAGAGGCCATCCCCTTGGGGAATGGGGCCTTTATCCTATAGCCCCTCGTTGAGCCCAGGCCCTTTACTCCAGCCCACCCACAAGGTGGGGGCAGCACAGAGAAGCAGGAGGTTGGGTGAGGGGGAGGACTGGCATAGGAACCCCACACCCACATACCAGGGAGGTCATGGGTAAGGTAGAGGGGCAGTTCCTACAGCAATGCTTGGCCTCCCCATCCTTATCCCAAAACCCATCTGGGCCTGCCCTGGGCCTCTGTACCCTGGAGACCCCTGGGGTCCGCTCGGGATGGCGCTGCCAAGGGGGTGTATATGAAATGGTTTGCAGTGAAAGGTTTGTTTTATTGCAATTATTTAGAGTATATTcccaaggggggaggggaagggggagagggctcTCATATTAAGTGGAAACATATGTGGAGCTGGAgatctttttggaaaaaaaacaacaaaactcattCCTTTAGTCAACAAACCCAGGGCAGAGCAGCAAAGGCCCTCACCAGTGATCACGCACTGCCCTCCTCACTCGCtcactctttctctcattctccctaTATCTCTCTTACTGTCTCTCTTGATCTCTGTGTCTCTCatatctctgcctctctcttccccttccttcttgctGCAGCAGCCCCAGCACGCAGTGGACAGGAGGCAGGACTAGGGGCTCCCTGGGGGCGTGGGTAGTTTTCTGGGTGGTGTTGAGACCACCCTCTAGTCCACTGAGGCTTGTAGAGCTCTGGTTGGTCCCGAGGTCGACGCAGGAGGAAGGCCCAGGGGCCCAGACAGCAGGGAGGGGCTCAGAAGTTGCTGAAGATCTCCCGCTTGCGGTTCCAGTCCATCTGCGGTGCCCGCTTGTTGACCCTTGTGGCTCGGGCCTTCTCCTTGGCTTCAGCGGCTGTGGGGCTCAGATGGAGGCCACTCTCCTGGAAGGGATCTCTCTTCCAGGCACTGCCATCCTGGGGGGGGCGGTGCAGGGGAGCAGATGTGAGCCCTAGACTCATGCCCCAGACAGAGCCTCCCAAGGAACTCACACCAGAGGCCACCTGTGGGGCTGGGCCAGTGGGGGGGCTTTCTGCCCAGGTAACTGCTTTGCAGAACCCGCCCCCATGCCTggtgtgagcacaggagaggaattACCTCAGTGTCCTTGTCCGAGCCTGGCAGGTCGCTTCGGGACGAGCACACTGAGCCACCATTGAGCTAGGAAACCAAGGGCGAGTTGTGGCTTCAGGGCCCCCACCCAGGTAATCCCTGGTCttcaccccaacacacacacgcacaggcacacttacacacacacacaccacagcatcAGTGGGTGCCACTCTTCCAGGGGCCAGCTGGACAGGATGTGACACCAGCCGTGAACAGGCACGTGGGTCTGCAGGCACGTGGGAGAGGCAGATGGGTAACCGGCCACATGGGCATCACCTGGAGTGAAGCCAGCAGCAGCTTCCACCGAAGTGGAGACTGAAGGAGGACTCGGCACCCGTGGAGTGCTAGAGACGGTGCAGAGAAGACAGTGGCCCAGGACTCAGGCACCTCCCCACCCAGTGTGTCAATCCAGGGTGCTGAGCAGGGGCAGGAGCCACACTGCTGGAATGACGGACAGGTTTGGGTCTTCACCTGCACCCACTGTGCCTAGATCCGCCAAGAGGAGTGCTTCCCTTGGGCCTAGGGACCCCACGGTACACCTGTGGTTGCCCGGGCAACCCTCTcacctgggcggagctggttccaTTGGTGACTGGTGATGGCAATGGACCTGTGGGGACAATGTGTTGGTGGCCGCCCAGGCTTCCCACGGCCCCTACCCTGCTCCCCTGAGGTGGCAGCCCACCTTCCACGTGCTCCTCAGTCGGGGTGACCCGCAGCCGCTTGAAGTACTCATCAGTCTCTGGATCCACCACTAGCAGCCGGGCCTCATCCTCCCGTGCCTTGATGCTGGCAACGACTTGGGCGTGACGCAGCCCCTCCACGTTCTGTCCATTCACCTGCCGCCACAGACAGGGTCAGCACAATCTGAGGGGCCTGGATGGCCCTGCGCCACCCGGACAGGTGGGCCATCAAATATTCATCGGAGCCACCACCAGCTGAGGAAGCCAGCAGAGTGCCAGCTCAGGTTCCCCGCgtctctccccttctcctgtGGGGAGCCAGggcccacacacagacacacagaggggTGCCTGCTCCTCCTCCAAGGTACCTCAATGAGCCGGTCCTGGGCGCGGAGACCCGAGTGGGAGGCAGGGGAGCCTGGGTCCACAGAGCGGATGTACTGGCCCGGCCGGGACTTGTCACTGTGCAGGTTGAAGCCATAGCCCTGGGGTCCCTTTCGCAGATGGCAGAGCCGAGGGCGCAGCTCTCTTGGGGGCCCATTGACACCCTGTGGGCACACGAGATACATCCGGctctggcctcagcctccagccTCAACAGCCACTCATCCACACCCCACTCACTACCCAGCCCCAAACACCTACAGACTCCACACACCCCACACTCTAGGGGCTCAGTGAAGCTGCCTGTGGCCCAGCTTCTAGCTATGGGTTTTGGGGCAAAGCCTGCTTCCAAACACAAAACCTTCTGTGATGGATCCAGCTgtctgtgggggggtgggggggtggggggggagacacAGGTTCAGGAGGTAGCAAAAGGCCAGGCAGGATGAGTTGttcacccccaccccatcacAGGATCCAAAAAGGCCGGGCCTACAGGGGAGGGGTGCCCATGCCACCCCACCCCgcctctctgctcccctccccacctgtgGGCTTGGGCAACTTTGTTTTCTCCCCAAGACCTCGGTGAGGCAGATTGAGCAGCAGGGCTGAGGTGCCGGCTGTGTTTGCTTTCACATTCCACCACACACTGGAGACTCACCCACTCCTCTCCCGCCCAGAAAGGACTAGAAGCAAGATCCTGACACTGAAGGACTCATGGTGCCAGCACAGAATGCCCACCACCACCCAGAGCCATGCCTCACTTTACCTCTGGCATCCTGCAGTAGGACTTGCAAGTCAGGGGGCTGTGCAGGCAGAGGCCAGGGGTGACCCCCACCCGGCCAGAGGCCTGGGCAGTAACTGCGTTGTTGAATGGCCAGAGGCTGCTGGTGCCCAGTTACACAGGGCGGGTGGCAGCTCGGGTTTCTGAGGGTGTGTGCAGGTGAAAGTGTGCTGGCCCAGAGCTCACCCTCCACCTCCTGGTGTGCCCTgtgcctgggggggggcgggggaacaaGGCTGGAGCAGGAACAACACTGAAGCAGGGGCCCTGGGATCTCAGGGAAGGCCTCCAAGCCGCAGACACCTGACCTCCTCCAGCCTAGACCGCCCCTGACTCCTTGGCGACCTGGCCTTCAAGCTCATTCCCAAACCCAAACCTCACTGTGACTGTCCATGTGCATGCCAGCCATGGGAGCGCGAGAGCCCTGGGCAGGGCTCTGGGTCTCCTCAGCCTGTACCCCTGCTTGGAAGGCCTTCCCTCACCCCAAAGTCTGGCAAGACCCCTCTTCCTGCTGGCTCTCTATCTCCCTCGCAATATGGCTGGCCCACCATCTGCCCCATTATGCCAGGGGTTTCAGGAACTggactgctatccttgagcctctcgGTGGCTCAACTGGGATCAGGAGATGGAGACATCCAAGCTCTCCAGAACCCAGCTCTAGTGACATTTCCCAGCCACTCCTAGGGCTCTGGGACAGGCCCGGCCATCCCCCTCACAGAAGTGCCAGGGAGGGACACGCTGTCCGGCCACAGGTCAAGGCAGCCCTCCTCccacaagggagggagggaggaggagcagaagcagagacagaaaccAGAGCCAGTTCCAAGAGGAGTAGCAGAGTGATGtggtcctcccccctccccccccccaccgtggctTGGGGACAGGGCATAGGAACAGGATCATAACATGTGGTCATGGAGACAGACACCCAGGCTTGCACGTGGACACATGTCTACCCACATCCAGGTCCATGGTACCCCTCCCCCTGGGGGCCTCTTCCCAAGGCCTCTACAATGACCTCTAGGACAGGGTTTCTCAAAGCCCTCAAATGGGAAGCAGGATTTGGCAGGGTATCCGGGGTCACCAGGCCAGGCAGGGGTCACATCCGTGTTCTGGCGGGGCAGGAGTGTCACTCTGGCTGTCCCTCTCTCCCAGCACCCACAGCTGCTTCTCACCAAAGAGGCCCTCAGCTTTGTCTTAAGGCTGCAACCCCTCTCATTACAAGCAGGGTCCCGCAAATGCAAATGGATGTGTTGGGACCCCAACACAGGAGCCCCATTGGCCAGGCCGTGGGGTGTTGAaagcagggaaggggagggggggttggcGTGCTGCAGGAGGGGCACATTGCTAGCATTCCTCCTCCCAGGGCTGGCTCAGCACGCATTTCCTGCCGCCTCCCGCAGGGCCCTCTGGCTCCCACGGGCTCCCAGCCTGATGGTCAACACTCTAGGCAAGTCCTAGTCCCCAGGACAAGCCCGTCACCAGACAAAGAGGCTGGCATAGAGGTGCCCTGGGAGCCAggctatgcccccccccccgtggtgacTCACTAGCCCTGGCAGAGAAAGGCCCCCATTGTTACATGAGGTCCGTCCTGCACAAAGGTCCCTgaatcttctctccctccctggaGAAGCCTAAGCTAAGGCTGTGGTCctcacagccagctctgccccaATCCCACCTGACCTGCGTGAGCCCCAGGTGCTGCGGGCTCTGTGTGGCGGCTCCTAGGGCTGGGGCCGGTGGCAAGACATTCCCAGAACGAGCCATGAGAGGTGAGACTGGAGGTGGCGGGCAGCAGTTGTCCTGCGGTGGCACAAGCTCTCTGGCCAGCATAGGCAGCCACCCCACTTATCTATCGCCTGCTGTGACCCCAGTTCCCTGGGGATGGGTGGGGACATGGGGGTTGAGTCACTTTGGGGAGCAGGGTGGTGACAGAGCCCCCTCCTCTGCGGAGGCTCCAGCCGGGCGCCCCCCACCCAGCTAGATTTCCGtcccaagaaaggaaggaaggaagctgctGGGAGGCCCTGCCCTTCTCAGGACCCAGGGCTGGAGAGACCAGGAGGCCAGCGAGGGAGGGGACCCAGCTCGGGAGAGGAGTGAGGGGAAGAGGATGGCCAGAGCCAggcttctgtctctctcctcactcAACTTCAGCCGCTGCAGCCCTCCAGGCCAGAAGCAGGGACGTGGTGGGAGTGAGGAGGCAGAAGGCTAGAGCGTGTCACTGCCACCTGGCCCTGGCACGGCCAgcagcccctgtctctgtttgggGGCTGTCCCTGTCACCACTGCAGCTGcagccacccccagccccagggtagCCGGGGCCTGAGTCACCACTGACTAAGCCTCCACGGTCCCCCCCACATCAGTGTGGGCTCCACCTTCCTGTCCCTGCCAGGATAGAggacactgaggctcagaaagggcAAGCACGGTGCTTACCTAACCCCATTTCTCAAGGGGCACCAGGTGGGACTCCCCCCCAATCTCATAGCCAAGCAAAGCCACACTTCCTTCCCAGGCCTGTCCGCCAGCCACCAACACCCCAGTTAGAGCACAACCTCAAAAGATCCATGCTGCCCACCTGAGCCCCACACAGGGAAACTTCTGAGTCCAGTTTTCAGAGATCAGAAGGGGCTTCTCTCTCTTCCAGGGGCAACGCCTGATCCTTTGGGCCCCCTGCCTTCTTGCTCATCATACCCCTTTTATTTCTCTAAAAATATGCCCAGAGGAAGCCCCCTCCTAGGGCTTCCTGCACCCCCTGAGCCTGAAATAGCAGAGGGGGAAGGCCCCACCCCAGGATGAGGTGCCTC
This genomic stretch from Perognathus longimembris pacificus isolate PPM17 chromosome 23, ASM2315922v1, whole genome shotgun sequence harbors:
- the Nthl1 gene encoding endonuclease III-like protein 1 isoform X2 encodes the protein MRVVTRSRSRVLAAASRGSGEGLAPLTSGAAATEGRKSHKPVKRPWKRLCVAYEASNGEEGAEAEPLQVPVWEPQDWQQQLSNIRAMRSKKDAPVDQLGAEHCYDTSVPPEVQRYQVLLSLMLSSQTKDQVTAGAMKRLRARGLTVDSILQTDDSTLGQLIYPVGFWRGLLFPDQVMNLTTIFQSKVKFIKQTSAILQQRYGGDIPASVPELVALPGVGPKMAHLAMAVAWGTVSGIVDTHVHRIANRLGWTKRTTKSPEKTREALEEWLPRELWGEINGLLVGFGQQTCLPVHPRCQTCLNRALCPAAQSL
- the Nthl1 gene encoding endonuclease III-like protein 1 isoform X1, translating into MRVVTRSRSRVLAAASRGSGEGLAPLTSGAAATEGRKSHKPVKRPWKRLCVAYEASNGEEGAEAEPLQVPVWEPQDWQQQLSNIRAMRSKKDAPVDQLGAEHCYDTSVPPEVQRYQVLLSLMLSSQTKDQVTAGAMKRLRARGLTVDSILQTDDSTLGQLIYPVGFWRGLLFPDQVMNLTTIFQSKVKFIKQTSAILQQRYGGDIPASVPELVALPGVGPKMAHLAMAVAWGTVSGIAVDTHVHRIANRLGWTKRTTKSPEKTREALEEWLPRELWGEINGLLVGFGQQTCLPVHPRCQTCLNRALCPAAQSL
- the Nthl1 gene encoding endonuclease III-like protein 1 isoform X3, yielding MRVVTRSRSRVLAAASRGSGEGLAPLTSGAAATEGRKSHKPVKRPWKRLCVAYEASNGEEGAEAEPLQVPVWEPQDWQQQLSNIRAMRSKKDAPVDQLGAEHCYDTSVPPEVQRYQVLLSLMLSSQTKDQVTAGAMKRLRARGLTVDSILQTDDSTLGQLIYPVGFWRVMNLTTIFQSKVKFIKQTSAILQQRYGGDIPASVPELVALPGVGPKMAHLAMAVAWGTVSGIAVDTHVHRIANRLGWTKRTTKSPEKTREALEEWLPRELWGEINGLLVGFGQQTCLPVHPRCQTCLNRALCPAAQSL
- the Nthl1 gene encoding endonuclease III-like protein 1 isoform X4; its protein translation is MRVVTRSRSRVLAAASRGSGEGLAPLTSGAAATEGRKSHKPVKRPWKRLCVAYEASNGEEGAEAEPLQVPVWEPQDWQQQLSNIRAMRSKKDAPVDQLGAEHCYDTSVPPEVQRYQVLLSLMLSSQTKDQVTAGAMKRLRARGLTVDSILQTDDSTLGQLIYPVGFWRSKVKFIKQTSAILQQRYGGDIPASVPELVALPGVGPKMAHLAMAVAWGTVSGIAVDTHVHRIANRLGWTKRTTKSPEKTREALEEWLPRELWGEINGLLVGFGQQTCLPVHPRCQTCLNRALCPAAQSL
- the Slc9a3r2 gene encoding Na(+)/H(+) exchange regulatory cofactor NHE-RF2 isoform X1; amino-acid sequence: MAAREPLRPRLCRLVRGEQGYGFHLHGEKGRRGQFIRRVEPGSPAEAAALRAGDRLVEVNGVNVEGETHHQVVQRIKAVEGQTRLLVVDKETDEELRRRQLTCTEEMAHGGLPPASEPWELKSDWARVGSLGSDSGQKGVNGPPRELRPRLCHLRKGPQGYGFNLHSDKSRPGQYIRSVDPGSPASHSGLRAQDRLIEVNGQNVEGLRHAQVVASIKAREDEARLLVVDPETDEYFKRLRVTPTEEHVEGPLPSPVTNGTSSAQLNGGSVCSSRSDLPGSDKDTEDGSAWKRDPFQESGLHLSPTAAEAKEKARATRVNKRAPQMDWNRKREIFSNF
- the Slc9a3r2 gene encoding Na(+)/H(+) exchange regulatory cofactor NHE-RF2 isoform X2, which codes for MAAREPLRPRLCRLVRGEQGYGFHLHGEKGRRGQFIRRVEPGSPAEAAALRAGDRLVEVNGVNVEGETHHQVVQRIKAVEGQTRLLVVDKETDEELRRRQLTCTEEMAHGGLPPASEPWELKSDWARVGSLGSDSGQKGVNGPPRELRPRLCHLRKGPQGYGFNLHSDKSRPGQYIRSVDPGSPASHSGLRAQDRLIEVNGQNVEGLRHAQVVASIKAREDEARLLVVDPETDEYFKRLRVTPTEEHVEGPLPSPVTNGTSSAQDGSAWKRDPFQESGLHLSPTAAEAKEKARATRVNKRAPQMDWNRKREIFSNF
- the Slc9a3r2 gene encoding Na(+)/H(+) exchange regulatory cofactor NHE-RF2 isoform X3; translation: MLARELVPPQDNCCPPPPVSPLMARSGNVLPPAPALGAATQSPQHLGLTQGVNGPPRELRPRLCHLRKGPQGYGFNLHSDKSRPGQYIRSVDPGSPASHSGLRAQDRLIEVNGQNVEGLRHAQVVASIKAREDEARLLVVDPETDEYFKRLRVTPTEEHVEGPLPSPVTNGTSSAQLNGGSVCSSRSDLPGSDKDTEDGSAWKRDPFQESGLHLSPTAAEAKEKARATRVNKRAPQMDWNRKREIFSNF